The Candidatus Cloacimonadaceae bacterium DNA window TGTCTTTCAGGTATTCTTTGATTGATTCGAGCATTTGGTAAACTCCTTGTTTGTTGTGGTGAAACTGAGTGACATACCTATTTATTCATTCCAGCAGTCATTCCACCGAAGGCTAAAACGGAAATCCTCCCGTCCGCATTCTATTCATTATCAGCATCATACGATAGAACCACCTGAACCTTGTTCAGGCAGAAATAACGCGTAATTAAGTCATTTGACGGAGATCACTTCCTTGACTTCGGGGATTTCTTCTTTGATGATGCGTTCGATGCCGGCTTTGAGGGTCAGGGTCGCCATCGGACATCCTTTGCAGGCTCCGGTGAGGCGGACTTCGACCACGTTGTCTTCACGCACATTGACGAGTTCAACGTCGCCTCCGTCTGCTTGAATGGCGGGACGGATTTTATCCAGAACGGTCTCAATTTTTACTTTGTCGATCATCATGTCTGTTTCCTTTATCGTTTATAGAAAATAAAAAAGTAAGACGCGGTAGCACAATGCCACCGCGTCCATAAATACCAGCCTTATTTGGTAATATCGATGGTCATGGTGTTTCCAGATGGATAGATGAGGTTCATCTGGTTCCCTTCCACAGTGGCGATTTTGATATTACACTCGGCTGTCAGCATATACCAGGATTGATTGTCGGTATTGAATTTCAACTGAACTTTCTCGCCTGCGTTTTCACCGATGATTTCTTCCACTTCGATGGAGTTTTTCTCGATAGTGATTTTGAAAGTTTTACCATCGTTTTGCGCATACTTGACCACTTGTTCACCCGCCTTCATTGCCATGGGATTTGTGCCAGTCCAAAATTCGATCGTGTTCAGGACGATAAAATCAACGCTGGTTGCGGCACCGTAAACAGGCAGGAAAATTAGAATCCAAAAGACCACGTTGTTGATCTATTTGTCTCCAAGTGAACCATTCCACTCATACAGTTTGCGGGTTAGAGTGAAATTGCCATAGCATCCGAACATGCTTACCATCAGAAAGATGGATAGCATCGATAGAATGATCACAGTTCTGAACTTTTTCATAAGTTTCTCCTTGATTTATTTAGTTTCCAATTTATTAGCATCCTGTTTTGTCGTCAAGTAATAAAATGCAGGAATAATTACCAGGGTCAAAAACGACGATACGATGAGCCCGCCGATGGTAACCGTTCCCATCGATTGACGGAATTCTCGCGCGGAAGATCCCACTCCCAAAGCCATTGGCATCATGCCGATCACGATGGAAAGGGTGGACATGATGATGGGTTTCAGTTTGTGTTGTCCCGCTTCCAAAAGGGCGTCGTGGGTGCTCATGCCTTCGCGTCGTTTGGCATTTACGTAATCCAAGATGAGGATGGCGTTGTTGACCACAATTCCGACGAGCATGATCACCGCCATCATGGAAAAGATATTGATCGCCATTCCGGCTAAAAGCAATGATGCGACCACGCCGATCAGCGCCAATGGCACGGTCGCCATGATCAACAGCGGTTGTGAGAAGCTTTCAAGGATCGCCGCCAGGAGCATGTAGGTGAGCAGCACCGCCAATATGAAGGTGCGCATCATGTCGATCACCGTATCGTTCAGCATTGCCGCATCTCCACCCCAAACGATCTGATAACCAGGTGGCAGCGTCAGCTCTTCCAATTGCTTTTTGACCCCGGTTGTGACGTCTCCAAGATTGGCGCCCTTAGCGATGTCTGCGGAGAATTGGATGGATTTGAACCGGTCGCGGTGTGTGATCTTGCTCGTTCCGGCGGAAAAGTCTATATCGGCAAGCTGGGAAAGTAGATAGCTCTCTCCCCGGATCACCACACTGAGGTTTCTGAGCTTATCCGGTGCGTCAACTGCATCGTCTTCGAGAGAGAGTTTGATATCATACTGATTGCCCGCTTCGCGGTATTGGGTAGAGACGAATCCTTCCACCGACGCGCGTAAGGCAAGGGCAAGTTCATAGACAGTAGCGCCCAAGTCCGCCATGCGGTACCGCTTTGGATTGATGGTTATTTCAGCGCGTCTGCTGCGGGTGCTGGTATCCAGATTGATCATACCGGGGCTGTCCTTGATGCGATCGAAGACCACGGATTTAAGCTGTTCGAGCCGTTGGGTATCCTGTCCCTGCAGGAAGAATTCGATTGGAGAGCCTCCCCCACCAAAGCCTTGTGCCACGCCAACTTTGATTCTGCCGTTGGGGATATCCGCAAGCTCTTGGGTGAGCAGATCCATCATATCCGTCGTGGAGCGTTTACGCATTTTTTTATCCACCAGTTTGATTTCGGCGGAGGCTAGATTTGAGCCGCTTTCCAGTATACTCAGGGTGCCGATATTGGTGATGACATGCTCCACTTCCTTGTGTTTTGCAGTGCGTTCGAGGATGGTTTTAAAAACCGCCGAAGTCTCTTCCAGATTATATCCCTGGGGCAATTCCACCGTGATACTCATGCTGCCCTGATCCATGGAGGGAAAGAGTTCCAATCCCAAAATCGGAACCAAGGCAAAGCTCCCGAGCAGAATTGCAACCGTGATCAGGATGATGCCGATGCTGCGTTTCTTGG harbors:
- a CDS encoding NifU family protein, translating into MIDKVKIETVLDKIRPAIQADGGDVELVNVREDNVVEVRLTGACKGCPMATLTLKAGIERIIKEEIPEVKEVISVK